The following proteins are co-located in the bacterium genome:
- a CDS encoding DUF4434 domain-containing protein — MERIVARVLAIVLLLAGLAQPVTEASAGTAAACRGIDGSFLQLTRADALRPRADWERLFADMAAVGVAQVFVQWTLADGVAFYAQDPPRADDVPMVDLLLALAEQHGMRVWLGLAHDAGWWAGIDRARPANEVDVFLARRRLANLAVARALAPAVAGRPSFAGWYVPDEVDDRNWLDAERTALVADYLATLGRELAPLAPGAGIAVSGFAQGWGTPGQVAALWGTVAARAPLTLLLFQDGIGARKLGLDDLPAYLPRLRAALDPHGKRLGVVVELFDATSPEAGTAFAAVPAPLGRVERQLGIAWREATGPVVGFSVPDYLSPFGGAAAGRAYAAYRDFVGRCTAGRGARPRSRRTGDR; from the coding sequence GTGGAGCGGATCGTCGCGCGCGTCCTCGCGATCGTGCTGCTCCTCGCGGGGCTCGCGCAGCCCGTCACGGAGGCGTCCGCCGGTACCGCTGCCGCGTGCCGGGGCATCGACGGCTCGTTCCTCCAGCTCACGCGGGCCGACGCCCTGCGCCCGCGGGCGGACTGGGAGCGTCTGTTCGCCGACATGGCGGCGGTCGGCGTCGCGCAGGTCTTCGTGCAGTGGACCCTGGCCGACGGCGTGGCGTTCTACGCCCAGGATCCGCCGCGTGCGGACGACGTGCCGATGGTCGACCTGCTGCTCGCGCTCGCCGAGCAGCACGGCATGCGCGTCTGGCTCGGGCTCGCGCACGACGCCGGCTGGTGGGCGGGCATCGATCGCGCGCGGCCGGCGAACGAGGTCGACGTCTTCCTCGCGCGCCGCCGGCTCGCGAACCTCGCCGTGGCGCGGGCGCTCGCGCCGGCGGTCGCCGGCCGGCCGTCGTTCGCGGGCTGGTACGTGCCCGACGAGGTGGACGACCGGAACTGGCTCGACGCCGAGCGCACCGCGCTCGTCGCCGACTACCTGGCGACGCTCGGCCGCGAGCTGGCGCCGCTCGCGCCCGGCGCCGGGATCGCGGTCTCGGGGTTCGCGCAGGGCTGGGGAACGCCCGGGCAGGTGGCCGCGCTCTGGGGCACGGTCGCGGCGCGGGCGCCGCTCACGCTGCTGCTGTTCCAGGACGGCATCGGTGCCCGCAAGCTCGGGCTCGACGATCTGCCCGCGTACCTGCCGCGACTGCGCGCGGCGCTCGACCCGCACGGCAAGCGCCTCGGCGTGGTGGTCGAGCTGTTCGACGCGACGAGCCCCGAGGCCGGGACGGCGTTCGCCGCCGTGCCGGCACCGCTCGGCCGCGTCGAGCGCCAGCTCGGGATCGCCTGGCGCGAGGCGACCGGACCCGTCGTCGGGTTCAGCGTGCCGGACTACCTGAGCCCGTTCGGCGGCGCGGCGGCGGGGCGGGCGTACGCGGCGTACCGGGACTTCGTCGGGCGCTGCACGGCCGGGCGCGGAGCGCGGCCGCGATCACGGAGAACGGGGGACCGATGA